One genomic window of Pagrus major chromosome 22, Pma_NU_1.0 includes the following:
- the smpdl3a gene encoding cyclic GMP-AMP phosphodiesterase SMPDL3A yields the protein MNMIYLLCVVLLLCGAAPVAARPTGSSYLSGTGRFWHITDLHLDPTYHLAKDPTKVCFSSKGVPATHAGMFGDFLCDSPYRLIQSAFAHMAPLTQPEDFIIWTGDSPPHVPPDELTTDMVVQVISNMTQTIRQHFPNMTVYPALGNHDYWPQDQMPASTNAIYKAAAQLWKLWLEPEALLTLSQGGFYSQQVKPGLRVISLNTILYYGPDKVTLNMTDPAGQFEWLEKTLEKAAQSLEKVFIIAHVPVGYLPFVRNITAIRRSHNERLVAICRKYSHVIAGHFYGHTHRDSIMVLLDQQGKPVNSLFVSPAVTPIKHILEPYSNNPAFRMYLYNTKDYTLQDIWQYYLNLTEANEKQRSDWRLEYIMTEAFGLTDLQPQSLLQLGLSFRLPQTKAFDKYFSHFMVGYNSSIVCDGDCKVNQVCAVLYLDQLSYSKCMMNKGEW from the exons ATGAACATGATATACCTGTTGTGTGTCGTGCTGCTGCTGTGCGGCGCGGCTCCGGTCGCGGCGAGACCGACTGGAAGCAGCTACCTGTCGGGTACAG GCAGGTTCTGGCACATCACAGACCTCCACCTGGACCCCACCTATCACCTGGCCAAGGACCCCACCAAGGTGTGCTTCTCCTCCAAAGGAGTCCCTGCCACCCATGCCGGCATGTTTGGGGACTTCCTGTGTGACTCTCCCTACCGCCTCATCCAGTCAGCGTTCGCTCACATGGCGCCGCTCACACAGCCAGAGGACTTCATCATATGGACCGG TGACAGTCCACCTCATGTCCCTCCAGACGAGCTCACTACAGACATGGTGGTCCAGGTGATCAGTAACATGACGCAGACCATCAGACAACACTTCCCCAACATGACAGTCTACCCCGCCCTGGGAAACCACGACTACTGGCCGCAG GACCAAATGCCGGCCTCCACCAACGCCATCTACAAAGCTGCTGCCCAGCTGTGGAAACTCTGGTTGGAGCCTGAAGCTCTGCTCACACTCTCACAGG GTGGTTTCTACTCCCAGCAGGTGAAGCCTGGTTTGCGGGTGATTAGTCTCAACACCATCCTGTACTACGGTCCTGATAAAGTCACACTTAACATGACAGACCCTGCAGGACAGTTCGAGTGGCTGGAGAAAACTCTGGAGAAAGCTGCTCAGAGCCTGGAGAAG GTGTTCATCATAGCTCATGTCCCAGTGGGGTACCTGCCCTTTGTCAGAAACATCACTGCGATAAGACGAAGCCACAACGAGAGGCTGGTCGCCATCTGCAGGAAGTACAGTCACGTTATTGCCGGACATTTCTACGGCCACACCCACCGTGACAGTATCATGGTGCTGTTGGACCAACAag GTAAACCAGTGAAttctctgtttgtgtcaccGGCTGTTACACCAATCAAACACATCTTGGAGCCATACTCGAACAACCCGGCTTTCCGCATGTACTTATACAACACCAAGGACTACACTCTGCAG GATATCTGGCAGTACTATTTGAATCTGACGGAAGCCAATGAGAAACAAAGATCTGACTGGAGGCTTGAATATATCATGACTGAGGCTTTTGGACTGACTGACCTGCAGCCACAAAGCCTGCTCCAGCTGGGCCTGAGCTTCAGGCTGCCGCAGACCAAAGCCTTCGACAAGTACTTCAGTCACTTCATGGTCGGCTACAACAGCAGCATCGTCTGTGACGGAGACTGTAAGGTCAACCAGGTGTGTGCTGTGCTCTACCTGGACCAGCTGTCCTACTCCAAGTGTATGATGAATAAGGGAGAATGGTAA
- the LOC141017795 gene encoding fatty acid-binding protein, brain has translation MVDAFCATWKLVDSENFDEYMKALGVGFATRQVGNVTKPTVIISQEGDKVVIRTQSTFKNTEISFKLGEEFDEATADDRNCKAIVTMDGDKLVHVQKWDGKETKFVREIKDGKMVMNLTFEDIHAVRSYEKA, from the exons ATGGTCGACGCCTTCTGTGCCACTTGGAAACTGGTTGACAGTGAGAATTTTGATGAGTATATGAAAGCACTTG GCGTGGGCTTTGCCACCCGGCAGGTTGGTAATGTGACCAAGCCGACCGTGATCATCAGCCAGGAGGGCGACAAGGTGGTGATTCGCACCCAGAGCACCTTTAAGAACACGGAGATCTCCTTCAAGCTGGGAGAGGAGTTCGATGAAGCCACCGCTGATGACAGGAACTGCAAG GCCATAGTGACTATGGATGGAGACAAGCTGGTCCACGTCCAGAAGTGGGACGGCAAAGAGACCAAGTTCGTCAGAGAAATCAAGGACGGCAAGATGGTCATG AATTTGACCTTTGAAGACATCCATGCGGTGCGCAGCTACGAGAAGGCATGA
- the LOC141018493 gene encoding uncharacterized protein yields the protein MMVEFKWIQMSLFLTAMLQFTAVTGLNHTSISARVGDEVTLPCDNVIKHQDKCDSTSWLANRYGVSAKQLVNLGRISKSEIPKSKSDRLMVTESCSLVIKNVTVEDVGRYNCRQFNKSGKQQGEDALVHLSVVNVEKHQVDGRDILICYVLSYTECGHTVKWLYDDNMDGVETVRLGCSARVTFKTPHLNQKFNYYKLPECEVTDDQSGQTLLWNDNSGSKTSAEDDTPPQLARTDCPVVNYIMLVLRVAELVLITVITVLLIRAGGNQRPVRRSRAAASQVDHDEDEDDGVVKYENCGDTSASVRLH from the exons ATGATGGTCGAGTTCAAATGGATtcaaatgtctttatttcttaCAGCGATGCTTCAGTTCACAG CAGTAACTGGACTGAATCACACCTCCATCAGTGCCAGAGTTGGAGATGAAGTCACTCTGCCTTGTGACAATGTGATCAAACATCAGGACAAATGTGACAGTACTTCCTGGCTTGCCAATCGTTATGGGGTATCTGCAAAACAGCTGGTTAATCTCGGACGGATCAGTAAAAGTGAGATTCCCAAATCTAAATCAGACAGACTGATGGTGACAGAAAGCTGTTCTCTGgttattaaaaatgtcacagtGGAGGATGTTGGTCGTTACAACTGCAGACAGTTTAACAAATCAGGAAAACAACAAGGTGAAGATGCTCTGGTTCATCTGTCTGTTGTTAACG TGGAGAAACACCAGGTGGATGGTAGAGACATCTTGATCTGCTATGTGCTGTCATATACTGAGTGTGGACACACAGTGAAGTGGCTGTATGATGATAATATGGATGGAGTGGAGACAGTACGGCTTGGCTGTTCTGCCAGGGTGACATTTAAAACTCCTCATCTTAATCAGAAGTTTAACTATTACAAGTTACCTGAGTGTGAAGTGACAGATGATCAGAGTGGACAAACACTGCTGTGGAATGATAACTCAG GAAGCAAGACATCTGCAGAGGACGACACTCCACCACAACtag CTCGTACAGATTGTCCTGTTGTCAACTACATCATGTTGGTTCTGCGTGTGGCTGAACTCGTCCTAATTACTGTGATTACTGTTCTTCTCATCAGAGCTGGAG GGAACCAGAGACCAGTGAGGCGTTCACGTGCAGCAGCTAGTCAG GTGGatcatgatgaagatgaagatgatggtgtgGTGAAATATGAAAACTGTGGAGACACTTCTGCCTCTGTCAGACTGCACTGA